The following DNA comes from Enterocloster bolteae.
CAAATGTCCGGTCTTTCTTTTCCCAGTTTTCCATCTTTCTCTTTTCCCTACCCGGTTCACTCCCTCCCTGGGTACATTTAAGCGCGGAACCGTCCCCGTTTTTCCCCGCCTGTTAAGGGTTTTCCGCAAATCTTACCCCGTTGGATTTCCCCCCTTACAGATGCCTTCATTTGTATACCTCCCGGTCCCAGACATTTCTCAATCACCAGCCGGCGGAGTCCCCCGGTCAGCTTCTCTGCCATAAGAGACGCCTCTGGCACACAGTCCATAAAGCAGCCCATCTGAAACTCAGAACCACTATTGTTTATATATGTGTCCACGCAAAATATACATTGAGTGTCCTAAGCTATCGCATCGTGAGATAGATAAGGGAAGTATACGGAGCAACGCCAGTGCTAATTATCCTGCTTTTTATCGAAACAAGCAGAAATATGAAACAGCTGAATATCTGTGTATGATGAGGCTTAGAAAAATTTGGTCAGAGGGTACTTTTGCGGTTTTAAAGCGAGAGCACAACCTGAAGACAATAAAAAAGAGAGGCATTCATAAAACAGGTGAAGAATGCCTGCTTTCTGCTGCGTCATTGAACCTAAAAAGGATGATAAAGGTGGCTTAAGGAGCCCATTTATCATCCTTTGATTTAAATTAAATATCAAAAAATCCGGAAAACATTTAAAAGAATTTATTTGTCAATAGGTCCTTTTATTCACACACTCGGATTTAAAGTCCTACTAATTCTTTTTCACTACAAAATATGAATCATACTTTGTTCCGTCATGCCCTACCAATTTTTCATCCGTAGGTTCAAACCCCAAAATATGTAACGCCTTGATACGTTCTGTCGCTAACGCAATCGCTTTTGTCGCAATTTTATTACAATGGAACAAGGTATATGTGGGTTCAATTATCAACGCTAGGATTTGTATAATCTCACTTTGAATTTCGTGGTCGCTCCGAATATCCAGTCTAAGCAAACCACAATTTGTGAAATAATCACCCCCTTCTCTGTGGAAAAGCTCTATCGTTCCGATTGCTTCATGTGCTGCTTTTGAAACGATTGTCCAACGTACAAATCCTTGTCTGCTGTACTCCCAAAGCCAATATTCAATTGCCTGTTCCATTCTATTTTCAGTTGTATAATGAAAATCGTCACCGCCACAATTATCACCATTAAAAAATGGTATAGCCTTTTCATCAGAATAAACTTTTAGTAAATCTACTTTATCCTCCAGCCGAACCAATCTTAAAGTGTAATCCTTATCTTCATAGATAGGACAATTTTTATAAACATCCTCCATACGAATTCCCCTCCATAGCTTCCGATTTGTCGAGTTCGCCTTTTCCGCCTAAGGCGAATATTCTTGTTTCCTATACCCTAAATTTTAATATCAAATCTGTCAAGTTGCTTCATCAATTTTTATATTGTGCCCTGAGTCCTTATGAAATCAGGGTGGGAATCGGGCGGGATTTTGGTTATATTATGATCTGTAAATATTTTACAACGCAAGCTGGTAAGAGCCGTCAAACGCCCTAATCATCAGCCTTTCCAGCCCCGTTGTCTTTACATGAACCCGATCGTACAAACTGAATCCGACACTATTTTTTATAGCCTACTGTTGTTCTTATATTTTATCATTCCGGGTACCTATTAGCAATATCAGCCACTAAGGCCTGTTAATTGCCTGTGCCAGCCGCAACAACGGGAACAGGGCGTTTGCGCTGTTGTGGGCGGTAAAGATATGGCTCCCACTATTTTCAATAATTTAATAGATTGCACGGTTTCCCATGGTTCACCTCAAAAAAATACTGCCTGCCAGTAAAAGTTCTCGATGTTGGAGCAGATGATATCGTACATCTTTCCGGGCGCAGCGTCCAGCTGGTCCCTGACGCAGCGGTAAAAGTATTCCTTGCTGAAGAGCCCGGTCAGCCGGTCGTATTGCAGCTCGTTGACCATGGCTGCGGTCTCCCTCAGGTTGATGATATTCGCAACCCGGTGCAGGATGATTTCCGGCCGGTAGGGCTTTGACACGAAGTCGGCAGCGCTATAGGACAGCGCCGCCACCTCGTCCGCCTCGCTGCTGCCCTGCGTTGTAACCACAACAGGAATCAGGGCAAGCTCTGCGTCCGCCTTGACACGGGACAAAAAAGCATATCCGTCCATGACCGGCATCACAATATCCAGTAGAATCAAGGAGAGTCCGGCTTTCTGCTCTTTCAGGAAAGCAAGACCTTCTTCGCCGTTTTCCGCTTCTAACACTTCGTAGACCGGGGAGAGGATGCTGCCCAGCACCTCCCGGTTTATCAGGTTGTCCTCCACAATCAAAATTTTTTTCTTTGCAGCCATTTTGCTTTCCTCAATCCACTTTTTGGTCTATTCCGCCGGAGCGTTCGTCTGGTTACTCTTCGTCCGGGGGATTGTTTCCGGTCAAAACAGGCGCGTCCAGCGCCTGCTCCTTTTTCAGCAGGTCCAAAAACGCCTCCACTTTCATCGGCTTTGCAAAGTAGTATCCCTGTCCGTATTCGCACTGATATTGACGCAGCAATTCCAGCTGCTCGATGGTTTCGATGCCTTCCGCGAGAGAACATGTCTTTGGCAGTTCCCTGCAAATTTGCATGGCGTTCTTCATCACTACCCGGCTTTTGATGTTGCTGCCCAATTCCTCCACCAGGGATTTGTCAAATTTGATCTCATTAAATTCCAACATGGTCAGGATGGACAGGTTGGAGTATTGAGAACCGAAATCGTCCAGTGAAATGGAAAAGCCCTCTCCCAGCAACAGACGCATCAGAGTGAGCAGCTGCCCCGCTTCCAGCTTGCTGATGCTTTCGGTGACCTCGATGGTAAGCTGCTGTGTCGGCACGTCATAGTCCCGGCAGATCTGGGCCAGCTGCTGCACAATATCGGAAGCCATCAGCGTCATCCGGGAAAAGTTGGAGGATATCCGGGTCTTGACCCCTTGCTTTGCCCACTCCCGAAGGTCTGAACAAACGGTTTGGAACACATGCAGATCCAAATGGCTGATGACACGCTCACGCTCATAATAAGGAATAAACTGATCCGGCGGAATGAGCCGGCCGGAGTCATCCCGTTTCCGAATCAGCGCCTCCGCCCCCATGATCCGCCCGGTTTTCAGGCTGATTTGCGGCTGATAGTAAATCACAAAACGGCGGTCGGCGATTTCCCGCAGGATCTCCGTAGCAATGCCGGTTCGGGTGTGCCCGCCGCCATGCAGAATGGTATGGTAATACCCCTGCTTTTGGGCATACATCAAATCGTCGGCACGCATGATCTCATTGTCGACCGAGATATCGCGGTCCTTCCAGGTACAGCCGATTGAAACCTCAAAATCCCGGCTTTCCTCGAAATCCCGGCGCAGGCTCTCCGCAAGAGCCTGGAAATCCTCCTGCTTTGTGTTCTCGCAAAGCACCACAAATTCATCGCCGCCCACACGGAAAGCGTTGCTTTCGGCCCGCGCGCGTAGAATGTCCGCCACGTTTTGAATCACCCGATCCCCGTACTCATGGCCGAAGTTGTCGTTGAGCTTCTTCATCCCATTGATGTCGATGTAGATGACACCCAGGGTATGTAACGTACTGCAGGACAGCTGGTTGAGTTTCTTGATATAGCAATTCCGGTTGCTCACGCCGGTAAGAAGGTCGGTATAGCTCGACCGTTCCAGTTCTTCGATCAGCCGGCGCCGTTCCATTTCGTCCAACACGAAGCCGCAGACGCTGCGCAGCAGGGATAAATCCTCCACATTCTCCGTGGGATTGTCCACGCCGAGAAAGCCGATGATTTTCCCCTGTTTCATCAGCGGCGCGGCCGAAAGGCTTTCGATTCCCTGGTCGTGCAGAATACGGTATTCGTTGGAATCTACCACCAACTCCCGGCCCAGCGATGTGATATAAAATTCCCCGTCGTGCTCAAACTTGTCGTTCCAATTCGCAATGTATTCCAAGGGGATTTCCTGCAAATTCTCGATTTCACGTGAGACCCCGGGGGCGCACCACTCAAACGTGTTATAGATGACGTTTTCTCCGTATTCAAAGATATACGCCCGGTCGGCTGCATAAAAACGGCCGATCAGCGCCAGAAACCGATTGACCGCCACCGTGACATCCGTCTCGCCGGACAGTGTCTGGATGCAGTCGACCAGCGCTTCCTCCACGCTCAGACGATTGGAAACCCGGTCAAATGTTTCTTTCTGTTCGGTAATATCCCGCGCGAATTCCAGCCGGCGGTTTTTCCCCTGGAAGGGAACCAGAATATCGGTGATATCCATCCATCTCTGCAGCTTTTCGTTATAATGCTCCCAACGGTAGGGGACGTCCAGCTTGAGCTTGTCATTTGTGCAGAATGGGCAGGGCGCGTTCCGGCCCTGAATCAGCTCATAACATTTTTTACCGTAGGCTTCCCGTGCGTTCAAGCCGCACAGAGAGGCCGCGGCCTGTGTCATATAGAGGATTTCATAAGTGTCCGGATCACTGGCGTAAGCAATCAGATGCTGCTGGTCGATGATCGTCTTCTCAAAAAATGATTCCTGCATGGTCTACCTCCTGGATTCATTACGCTCCGTTCATTCCCCAGGAGCTTTTTTGTTCTTTCTATGCAGAGTCTAATGGCTCACAGCCACGTTTCCAGCACCTGCCGCAGCTGGTCCGGTTCGACAGGCTTCGCCAGATGCCCATTCATGCCCGCATCTTTTGTCTTCTTGCGGTCGTCGTCAAAGGCGTTGGCCGTCATGGCAATAACCGGAACCGTTTTCACATCGTCACGGGGGAGCGCGCGGATTTGAATAGCCGCCGTACAGCCGTCCATCACCGGCATTTGCATATCCATGAAAATCAAATCGTAGGTGCCGGGCCGGGAGGCTTTTATCCTGTCCACCGCGGCTTGCCCGTTTTCCGCCACATCCACGTTTTCCGGCGGTATGCCGGATTCTACCAGCATTTCTATGGCGACCTCCTGGTTCAGCGCGTTGTCCTCCACCAGCAGGATCCGCTTACCTGCGTAGGAACAGCGGGCAGGCTTCCAGGTTTCTGGTTCTTCCATGCCAGCGGCCCCGATAAATTGCTTCAGCTTATACACGAGCCGTGACCGGAACAGCGGCTTGGTGATGAAGCCGTTGGCCCCCGCCTCCTTGGCGGCGTCCACCTGGTCTGAGAGGTCGTAGGCTGAAAGCATAATAATAGGGAGGCTGTTTCCGACCTTTTCCCGGATTTGCCGGGCAGTTTCCACACCGTCGAGCCCCGGCATCCGGTAGTCAAGAAGTACGGCGAAATAGTCCTGATACACCGCGTGCGCGGCTTCCACCTCGGAGATAGCCGTCTGGCCGTCACTGACGCTTTTCGCCGTCATCTGCAGTTCCTCCAGCCGTTCGCAGGTGTTGCGGCAGGCGATTTCGTCGTCGTCCACCACCAGGACACGCAGACCGGCCAGCACGCCGTCGTCGATTTTGACCTCCTGCACTCGAAGATAGACCGACACGGTGAACCGGCTGCCTTTTCCATAGGTGCTCTCAACCTCAATTGTACCGCCCATCAGTTCAGCAATTTTCTTGCAGATGGACATACCCAGCCCTGTTCCCTGCACCGCCTGGATTTTGGCGTCGTCCGCCCGTTCAAAGGGCTCGAATACCCGGGCGAGAAACTCCGGCTTCATGCCAATGCCGGTATCCGAGACTACAAACTCGTAATAAGCCATATCGGTCTGTTCCGAGGGCTTTTCGTTGATTTCCAGCGTGATACTCCCGCCCTCAGGCGTGTATTTCACGGCGTTGGACAGTAAATTGAGCAGCAGCTGTTGCAGGCGCTGCAAATCGCTGACGACCGTTTCGTGTGTGATTCTATTGGCATAGGTTTTGAACCTCAGGTTTTTCTCGCCCAGCTGCGGCTGTACCATGTTGACCACGCCCTGTACCAGCTCCGCCAGGTTGACTTCCTCCTCTGCCAGCAGCATCTGGCCGCTTTCGACCTTGGAGGTATCCAGCACCTCGTTGATCAGGCTGATCAGGAGGTCGTTGGAAAGCATGATTTTGTCGGTACTGTCCAAGACCCGTTCAGGGTCGTAGACATGAGACTTGATAATCCTGGCCATCCCCTGAATGGCGTTGAGCGGCGTTCTCAGATCGTGGCTCATCCTGGACAAGAAGTCCGACTTGGCCCGGTTCGCGTGTTTCGCCGCTTCCAGCGCGTCCTGCAGGGCCGTCTTCTGTTCGGTCAGCTTTTTCTGCATTACCCGCAGCTCGGTGACGTCGGTGACATCGATGAATACGGTCAGATAGACCGGGTCGTCGGCAATGGAATCAATGCAGGTGCTGTGGATGCTGAACCACCGCTCCCGGGTGTACCGATCCCTTAAGCATATCGTCCCATCAAAGGGTTTTCCCTGTCGGAAGCTTTCATGGCTGGCCTCAATCATCGTCCGGCTCTCCGGCTCCAGCACAGAATAGATATCGAAAGAATCCAGCTTGCCTGTATCCACATTGAATATATCCGTAATACGGTCGCTGGCGTCGGCCATGACAATTTTATCCGGAAGGATGCGGTGCTTGACGATAAATCCCGGGATGTTGTCGTAGGCGACGGCCTTTTCCTGCTGGATCTGCATCAGCTCCGTGACGTCCACCATGGTGGTATAGGCCATCTGCTTACCGTCCTGGTATTCGTCGGTGAAAAAGCCTGTCATCTTGACCCAACGGGTGGAGCCGTCGGGGATCCTCAGCGGGACAAAAAGCTCATAGCTCCTTTTTCCCGCTTCGGTTATTTCCTGAACCTTTTCATGGATTTTGTTCCAGCTGTTCTTGTTTTCCGCAAAATACTCGTCGCAGTGGTTGTGGAACAGCGTCTCATATTCCGTCTTGGAGTATCCAATCAAATCATAATAGAAGTCGTTGGCCCAGACCAATGTGAAATGCTTGTCCACCAGATGCAGGCTGACGCTGACTTCCATGGCCCGCATCAGCATTTCCTGTTCATTTTTCATCTGAACCAGCTCGGTCACGTCCATCATGACCGTGTAGGTGCTGCGGTAACCGTCGATATATTCGTCCGTAAAGTAGCTGAACAGCTTGACCCAGAAGCTGGAACCGTCCTCATGCTTCATACGGGTAATAATATCATATTGATCTTTGCCGTTTTCCAACACATCCGCAACCGTGGCCGTAAGCTGTTCCCATCCTTCGGGATTGTTTTGATAATACTCGTCGGGATGATTGTGGAACAGGGATTCATATTTTTCCTTCGGATAGCCGATCAGTTGATAGTAATACTCGTTGGCCCAGACACAAGTATAGTGTTCATCCACCATGTGCTTACTGACGCTGACCTTCAGGATGCTCATGAGCATTTCCTGTTCGTGGACCATCTGCTCCAGTGTCTGCTGTGTGTGTTCCTGCTCCAGCTGCGCTTCCATCATTTCGGTGACGTCGGTCAAAGTGGTGTAGGCCACTTGGTACCCGTCGACATACTCGTCCGTAAACGCTGCCTGCAGCTTGACCCAAAGGGAACAGCCGTCCGAAGTGACCAGCCGCACGCAGATGGAATTCCCCTTTTCTCCATTGGCGCGCGCGTCCCTGACTGACTTTTCAAGGGCTTGGTAGCCCTCCGGATTGTTATAGAAATATTCGTCCGGGCAGTTGTGGAACCGGGTTGCGAACTCCTCCTGCGAGTAACCGATCAGGCTATAAAAAAAGTCATTGGCCCAAATCAGCGTGAAATGACCGTCCAGCAGATGCTTGCTGATTCCGACACTCAGCAAGCCCACCAGGATACGGTATTCATAATCAGTTCCCGCCTGTTTTTCCCACTGTTTTACAGTCTCTTCGTTCTCCAGCATAGCATTATGCCTCCTCCAGTAACCGGATGATTTCGATAAATCCCGTATCGGCGTCCCGTATCTTTGCACAGGAGGCCACAGCTTCCACATATTGCTCCGCCCGCAGCAAGGCCACAGTATCCGAACGGGCGTTTGACAGAGGAATCAACCCCAGATTCCCGGCTACACCCTTGAGCGTGTGCGCCGCCGCCAGCAATGCCGCCCAGTCGTTTGCCTGCAGTGCGGGCTCGATTTGTTTATAGGTTTCATCTTGCGGGAACATCCGCAGGATCTTTTGATACAGGCTGATGTTCCCGGACAAGCGCCGCAGCGCTCCATCCGAATCCGCACCGGCTTCCTTGAGGGCTGTCATCCAGTTCGTTACCATCGTAGATTTCTCCTTTTTTACCTTGCTCATTACTTTATCAGTTTATTATAACAGAATGCAACAAAAAGTGCAATGTTGTATCAGTCTTGAGTTTTTGTCAAGTCTGGCTTTCTCCTCAAAGCCGTGCTATAATGAGATATCAAGAAAGGTGCGGAAACGTTCCTGTCCGTTCTACTGTTTCACCACTGCCTGTCAATAGAAAACATCGCATAAATGGCGGGCGTAGAGGAACGGGATATCGAGAACATATTTGCCTATCCGGACAAACAGGTCGGTGAAACCGTCAAATACAAGGTTGCCGTCACCGTTATGGGGCTGCGCTTCTTTTTAAAAGAATGCAGGCCTAAAGGATAGAGGGTCTATCAGAAGGAGGAGTTGCGGTGCAAAACAGCAGCATGACCGACATTATCTACGATTATTTTTATTCCCGCATCCTGTTCGGTTATTTTCTTCCGGGGGACCAGCTCCCCTCCATCAGCTATATCTGTCGTCAGTTTCAGGTGAGCGCCCTGATTGTACGGACCGCTTTCGCCAGACTGCGGGAGGAGGGCATGCTTGAAACCATTGAACGCAAAGGCAGCACCGTCACTTACCGGCCCGGCAAAGAGCAGGGGAGGCTGTACCGGGAATCCTTTCTTTCCCGCAGGGAGGGTATGGAGGACATCTGCCGGCATTCCGATATTATCTTCGGCTCCATGGCCCAAGTCTATATGCAAAAACAAACCGAGGATTCCATCCATCAAATCCGGACGCAGCTGAAAAAGAGGAAAGGTCATCCCGCCAAGCAAATCACCATGTTCTACGCCGAAGCGATGCAGC
Coding sequences within:
- a CDS encoding transposase yields the protein MCPRKIYIECPKLSHREIDKGSIRSNASANYPAFYRNKQKYETAEYLCMMRLRKIWSEGTFAVLKREHNLKTIKKRGIHKTGEECLLSAASLNLKRMIKVA
- a CDS encoding GNAT family N-acetyltransferase, translated to MEDVYKNCPIYEDKDYTLRLVRLEDKVDLLKVYSDEKAIPFFNGDNCGGDDFHYTTENRMEQAIEYWLWEYSRQGFVRWTIVSKAAHEAIGTIELFHREGGDYFTNCGLLRLDIRSDHEIQSEIIQILALIIEPTYTLFHCNKIATKAIALATERIKALHILGFEPTDEKLVGHDGTKYDSYFVVKKN
- a CDS encoding EAL domain-containing protein, giving the protein MQESFFEKTIIDQQHLIAYASDPDTYEILYMTQAAASLCGLNAREAYGKKCYELIQGRNAPCPFCTNDKLKLDVPYRWEHYNEKLQRWMDITDILVPFQGKNRRLEFARDITEQKETFDRVSNRLSVEEALVDCIQTLSGETDVTVAVNRFLALIGRFYAADRAYIFEYGENVIYNTFEWCAPGVSREIENLQEIPLEYIANWNDKFEHDGEFYITSLGRELVVDSNEYRILHDQGIESLSAAPLMKQGKIIGFLGVDNPTENVEDLSLLRSVCGFVLDEMERRRLIEELERSSYTDLLTGVSNRNCYIKKLNQLSCSTLHTLGVIYIDINGMKKLNDNFGHEYGDRVIQNVADILRARAESNAFRVGGDEFVVLCENTKQEDFQALAESLRRDFEESRDFEVSIGCTWKDRDISVDNEIMRADDLMYAQKQGYYHTILHGGGHTRTGIATEILREIADRRFVIYYQPQISLKTGRIMGAEALIRKRDDSGRLIPPDQFIPYYERERVISHLDLHVFQTVCSDLREWAKQGVKTRISSNFSRMTLMASDIVQQLAQICRDYDVPTQQLTIEVTESISKLEAGQLLTLMRLLLGEGFSISLDDFGSQYSNLSILTMLEFNEIKFDKSLVEELGSNIKSRVVMKNAMQICRELPKTCSLAEGIETIEQLELLRQYQCEYGQGYYFAKPMKVEAFLDLLKKEQALDAPVLTGNNPPDEE
- a CDS encoding PAS domain-containing hybrid sensor histidine kinase/response regulator, with the translated sequence MLENEETVKQWEKQAGTDYEYRILVGLLSVGISKHLLDGHFTLIWANDFFYSLIGYSQEEFATRFHNCPDEYFYNNPEGYQALEKSVRDARANGEKGNSICVRLVTSDGCSLWVKLQAAFTDEYVDGYQVAYTTLTDVTEMMEAQLEQEHTQQTLEQMVHEQEMLMSILKVSVSKHMVDEHYTCVWANEYYYQLIGYPKEKYESLFHNHPDEYYQNNPEGWEQLTATVADVLENGKDQYDIITRMKHEDGSSFWVKLFSYFTDEYIDGYRSTYTVMMDVTELVQMKNEQEMLMRAMEVSVSLHLVDKHFTLVWANDFYYDLIGYSKTEYETLFHNHCDEYFAENKNSWNKIHEKVQEITEAGKRSYELFVPLRIPDGSTRWVKMTGFFTDEYQDGKQMAYTTMVDVTELMQIQQEKAVAYDNIPGFIVKHRILPDKIVMADASDRITDIFNVDTGKLDSFDIYSVLEPESRTMIEASHESFRQGKPFDGTICLRDRYTRERWFSIHSTCIDSIADDPVYLTVFIDVTDVTELRVMQKKLTEQKTALQDALEAAKHANRAKSDFLSRMSHDLRTPLNAIQGMARIIKSHVYDPERVLDSTDKIMLSNDLLISLINEVLDTSKVESGQMLLAEEEVNLAELVQGVVNMVQPQLGEKNLRFKTYANRITHETVVSDLQRLQQLLLNLLSNAVKYTPEGGSITLEINEKPSEQTDMAYYEFVVSDTGIGMKPEFLARVFEPFERADDAKIQAVQGTGLGMSICKKIAELMGGTIEVESTYGKGSRFTVSVYLRVQEVKIDDGVLAGLRVLVVDDDEIACRNTCERLEELQMTAKSVSDGQTAISEVEAAHAVYQDYFAVLLDYRMPGLDGVETARQIREKVGNSLPIIMLSAYDLSDQVDAAKEAGANGFITKPLFRSRLVYKLKQFIGAAGMEEPETWKPARCSYAGKRILLVEDNALNQEVAIEMLVESGIPPENVDVAENGQAAVDRIKASRPGTYDLIFMDMQMPVMDGCTAAIQIRALPRDDVKTVPVIAMTANAFDDDRKKTKDAGMNGHLAKPVEPDQLRQVLETWL
- a CDS encoding Hpt domain-containing protein, which encodes MVTNWMTALKEAGADSDGALRRLSGNISLYQKILRMFPQDETYKQIEPALQANDWAALLAAAHTLKGVAGNLGLIPLSNARSDTVALLRAEQYVEAVASCAKIRDADTGFIEIIRLLEEA
- a CDS encoding HTH domain-containing protein — protein: MAGVEERDIENIFAYPDKQVGETVKYKVAVTVMGLRFFLKECRPKG